A region of the Atribacteraceae bacterium genome:
TTCTACCGCATGCCTGACGGACCTGGCGCAACCTTTACTCAACAGTCGATTCCACCCCTCCTGGGAATAGTTGTCCCCCACGCTGGCTATCAATATTCCGGACCGGTGGCTGCCTGGTCGTTCGGGGCTCTGGCCCAGGGTGCCCGGGCGGAAACCTATGTCCTGCTGGGACCCTGCCACCATCCTGGAAGAACGGGGATCGCTTTGAGTGAAGCGGATGTTTGGCAGACTCCCTTGGGTGAGGTGGCCGTTGACCAGGAAGCGGGGGCTTTTCTCCTGTCTCGCGGAACGGGCTGCGGCTTTGACGGGAGCGCCCATGTCCGGGAACATTCCATCGAGGTTCAAATCCCCTTTTTACAGTATTTTGTTCCCGGACCGCTGAAAATCTTGCCGATCATCATGCTGGACCAGTCTGAAGAGGCGGCATTCGTGCTTTCTGGACTCCTGGCGGAGCTGTCCCGGACGAAGTCGCTTGCCGTCATCGCCAGCTCTGATTTTACCCACTATGAGCCGGAAAGCGAAGCGCGAAAAAAGGACCTTCCATTGATCGAGCTGTTAACCGGTTTGCAGGTCAGAGAATTCTACCGGTTTCTCGATGAAAAGAGGGTAACCACCTGTGGACCGGGCTGTCTGGCCGTCCTGGCTGGACTGCAGAAAAGGCTTTCCGGACTCTCCGGCCGGCTATTGCGCTATGCGACAAGTGGTGAAACAAGCCACGACTATCAACGGGTGGTCGGTTATGCCTCGATCATTTTCCCCCGGGGGGAGTGGTAACTCTTTATCTGTAAAATTTATTCTTTATGTTTGACTCGGTGACAACATCCTCTCAAGAGCTCGCTTAAAATGTCCCCTTTCTGAAAGCCGGTTTATAAAGAGAGGGGTCGCTCAGATAAGGAGACCTTCCCTATAAAAAAAAGACTGTTGCCGTTGGGTGGGCAGGAAATGACCCGTTTGGGTCGTTCTCTCTCGGGTCCCGGAAACCACCATGACCATCCGGAGACCTCCCAGATTTTAGGAATCAGCTCGACACCTTCCAAATCAATCTTTCCGTGTTTGAAGACTCTGTCATAAATGCAATATCTGTACTGGCTTCTGAAGCTGAACGGAGACTGGGATGCTTACTGGTGGAAAAGGAAACAAGAGGTTAAGCAGATAGCGGCTTGAATGGTATTACGGAAAATGAGATGCTAACTGGAAGAGGTTAG
Encoded here:
- the amrB gene encoding AmmeMemoRadiSam system protein B, which translates into the protein MVRQPAFSGYFYPDDPATLKKMIDAFYRMPDGPGATFTQQSIPPLLGIVVPHAGYQYSGPVAAWSFGALAQGARAETYVLLGPCHHPGRTGIALSEADVWQTPLGEVAVDQEAGAFLLSRGTGCGFDGSAHVREHSIEVQIPFLQYFVPGPLKILPIIMLDQSEEAAFVLSGLLAELSRTKSLAVIASSDFTHYEPESEARKKDLPLIELLTGLQVREFYRFLDEKRVTTCGPGCLAVLAGLQKRLSGLSGRLLRYATSGETSHDYQRVVGYASIIFPRGEW